A region from the Eptesicus fuscus isolate TK198812 chromosome 1, DD_ASM_mEF_20220401, whole genome shotgun sequence genome encodes:
- the L1CAM gene encoding neural cell adhesion molecule L1 isoform X3 has translation MAVALRYLWPLLLCSPCLLIQIPDEYEGQHVMEPPVITEQSPRRLVVFPTDDISLKCEASGKPEVQFRWTRDGIHFKPNEELDVTVKQAPHSGSFTITGNNTNFAQRFQGTYRCFASNDLGTAMSHEIQIMAEGALKWPKETVKPVEVEEGESVILPCHPPPSAEPLRIYWMNSKILHIKQDERVTMGQNGNLYFANVLTSDNHSDYICNAHFLGTRTIIQKEPIDLRVKATNSMIDRKPRLLFPTNASSHLVALQGQPLVLECIAEGFPTPTIKWLRPSGPMPADRVTYQNHNKTLHLLNVGEEDDGEYRCLAENSLGSDRHAYYVTVEAAPYWLHKPQSRLYGPGETARLDCQVQGRPEPEVSWRINGIPVEELAKDQKYRIQHGALILSNVQPSDTMVTQCEARNRHGLLLANAYIYVVQLPAKILTPDNETYLAIEGSTAYLLCKVFGAPVPSVQWLDKEGKTVLQDERFFPYTNGTLGIRDLQANDTGHYFCQAANDQNNVTIVANLQVKDATRITQGPQSTIKKKGSRVTFTCQATFDPSLQQSITWRRDGRSLQELGDSDKYFIEDGHLVIHSLDYSDQGNYSCVASTKLDVVESRAELQVVGSPGPVPQLELSDRHLLKQSQVRLSWSPADDHNAPIEKYDIEFEDKEMAPEKWYSLGKVPGNQTSTTLKLSPYVHYTFRVTAINKYGPGEPSPASETVVTPEAAPEKNPMDVKGEGNQTNNMIITWKPLRWMDWNAPQVQYRVQWRPQGTRGAWQEQIVSDPFLVVSNTSTFVPYEIKVQAINSQGKGPEPQVTIGYSGEDYPQAKPKLEDIKILNASAVLVKWWPVDPAQVKGHLRGYNLTYWWQGSQRRHSKRHIHKSHVVVPANTTSTVLDGLRPYSSYHLELQAFNSRGLGPASETTFSTPEGVPGPPEALHLECQSDTSLLLHWQPPFSHNGVLTGYMLSFLPLGDGGEEQLSFNLSDPELRAYNLTNLSPHLQYRFQLQATTKQGPGEAITREGGTMALTGTPDFVGLSAIAGENYSVVSWVPKEGQCNFGFQIVFKPQGDEKMDASIPPQYVNYNQRSYTQWDLQPGTDYEIQLLKETPKETVLLGQTSVKTNGTGRIRLPPPGFATEGWFIGFVSAIILLLLILLILCFIKRSKGGKYSVKDKEDTQVDSEARPMKDETFGEYRSLESDNEEKAFDSSQPSLNGDIKPLGSDDSLADYGGSVDVQFNEDGSFIGQYSGKKEKEAAGGNDSSGAASPINPTGTLE, from the exons ATGGCCGTGGCGCTGCGGTACTTGTGGCCTCTCCTCCTTTGCAGCCCCTGCCTGCTCATCCAGATTCCTGATGAAT ATGAAGGACAACATG TGATGGAGCCACCTGTCATCACGGAACAGTCTCCACGGCGCCTGGTTGTCTTCCCCACAGACGACATCAGCCTGAAGTGTGAGGCCAGTGGCAAACCCGAAGTGCA GTTCCGCTGGACCCGGGATGGCATCCACTTCAAACCCAACGAGGAACTGGATGTCACCGTGAAGCAGGCACCCCACTCGGGCTCCTTCACCATCACTGGCAACAACACCAACTTTGCCCAGAGGTTCCAGGGCACCTATCGTTGCTTCGCCAGCAATGACCTGGGCACCGCCATGTCCCACGAGATCCAGATCATGGCTGAGG GTGCTCTCAAGTGGCCAAAGGAGACGGTGAAACCTGTTGAGGTGGAGGAAGGGGAGTCGGTGATTCTGCCTTGCCACCCTCCACCCAGTGCAGAGCCTCTGCGGATCTACTGGATGAACAGCA AGATCTTGCACATCAAACAGGATGAGAGGGTGACAATGGGCCAGAATGGCAACCTCTACTTCGCCAATGTGCTCACCTCGGACAACCACTCAGACTACATCTGCAATGCCCACTTCCTTGGCACTCGGACAATCATTCAAAAGGAGCCCATTGACCTCCGGGTCAAAGCCA CCAACAGCATGATCGACAGGAAGCCGCGCCTGCTCTTCCCCACCAACGCCAGCAGCCACCTGGTGGCCTTGCAGGGGCAACCACTGGTCCTGGAGTGCATCGCCGAGGGCTT CCCCACGCCCACCATCAAGTGGCTGCGTCCAAGCGGCCCCATGCCAGCCGACCGAGTCACCTACCAGAACCACAACAAGACTCTGCACCTGCTGAACGTGGGCGAGGAGGATGATGGCGAGTACCGTTGCCTGGCTGAGAACTCCCTGGGCAGTGACCGGCATGCCTACTACGTCACCGTGGAGG CTGCCCCATACTGGCTGCATAAGCCCCAGAGCCGTTTGTATGGGCCAGGGGAGACTGCCCGCCTGGACTGCCAAGTGCAGGGCAGGCCCGAACCAGAGGTCTCCTGGAGAATCAACGGCATCCCGGTGGAGG AGCTGGCCAAGGACCAGAAGTACCGGATCCAGCATGGAGCCCTGATCCTGAGCAACGTGCAGCCCAGCGACACGATGGTGACCCAGTGCGAGGCCCGCAACCGGCACGGGCTCCTGCTGGCCAATGCCTACATCTACGTTGTCC AGCTGCCGGCCAAGATCCTGACCCCAGACAATGAGACCTACTTGGCAATCGAGGGCAGCACTGCCTACCTTCTGTGCAAGGTCTTTGGAGCCCCTGTGCCTAGCGTCCAGTG GCTGGACAAGGAAGGAAAGACGGTGCTACAAGACGAACGCTTCTTCCCCTACACCAATGGGACCCTGGGCATTCGAGACCTCCAGGCCAACGACACAGGACACTATTTCTGCCAGGCTGCCAATGACCAAAACAATGTAACCATTGTGGCGAACCTGCAGGTCAAAG ATGCCACTCGGATCACACAGGGGCCCCAGAGCACAATCAAGAAGAAAGGCTCAAGGGTGACATTCACCTGCCAGGCCACCTTTGACCCCTCCTTGCAGCAGAGCATCACCTGGCGTAGAGATGGTCGCAGCCTCCAGGAGCTTGGGGACAGTGACAA GTACTTCATAGAGGACGGGCACCTGGTCATCCACAGCCTGGACTACAGCGACCAGGGCAACTACAGCTGCGTGGCCAGCACAAAGCTGGATGTGGTGGAAAGCAGGGCGGAGCTCCAGGTGGTGG GGAGCCCTGGGCCGGTGCCGCAGCTGGAGCTGTCCGATCGTCACCTGCTGAAGCAAAGTCAGGTGCGCCTGTCCTGGAGCCCCGCTGACGACCACAACGCCCCCATTGAGA AGTATGACATTGAATTTGAAGACAAGGAGATGGCTCCTGAGAAATGGTACAGTCTGGGCAAGGTGCCTGGAAACCAGACCTCCACCACCCTCAAGTTGTCACCCTATGTCCACTACACCTTTAGAGTTACTGCCATCAACAAATATGGCCCTGGGGAGCCCAGCCCGGCCTCTGAGACTGTGGTCACACCCGAGGCAG CCCCAGAGAAGAACCCCATGGACGTGAAGGGGGAAGGGAACCAGACCAACAATATGATCATCACTTGGAAG CCACTCAGGTGGATGGACTGGAACGCCCCCCAGGTTCAGTACCGCGTCCAGTGGCGCCCTCAGGGGACGCGAGGGGCCTGGCAGGAACAGATCGTGAGCGACCCCTTCTTGGTGGTGTCCAACACCTCCACCTTTGTGCCCTATGAGATCAAGGTCCAGGCCATCAACAGCCAGGGCAAGGGCCCCGAGCCCCAGGTCACCATTGGCTACTCTGGGGAAGACT ATCCCCAGGCAAAACCTAAGCTGGAAGACATCAAAATTCTCAACGCGAGCGCCGTGCTGGTCAAATGGTGGCCTGTGGATCCAGCCCAGGTCAAGGGCCACCTCCGCGGATACAAT TTGACGTACTGGTGGCAGGGCAGTCAGAGGAGGCACAGCAAGAGGCACATCCACAAAAGCCACGTGGTGGTGCCCGCCAACACCACCAGCACCGTCCTGGATGGCCTGCGGCCCTACAGCTCCTATCACCTGGAGTTGCAGGCTTTTAACAGCCGGGGCTTGGGGCCCGCCAGCGAGACAACCTTCAGCACCCCAGAGGGAG TGCCCGGCCCCCCGGAGGCATTGCACCTGGAGTGCCAGTCCGACACCAGCCTGCTGCTGCACTGGCAGCCTCCGTTCAGCCACAATGGCGTGCTCACTGGCTACATGCTGTCCTTCTTGCCAC TGGGGGACGGGGGCGAGGAGCAGTTGTCCTTCAACCTCTCGGACCCCGAGCTGCGGGCGTACAACCTGACCAACCTTAGCCCGCACCTGCAGTACCGCTTCCAGCTGCAGGCCACCACGAAGCAGGGCCCTGGTGAGGCCATTACGCGGGAAGGAGGCACCATGGCCTTAACTG ggaccccagaTTTTGTCGGCCTCTCGGCCATAGCCGGCGAGAATTACAGCGTGGTCTCCTGGGTCCCCAAGGAGGGCCAGTGCAACTTCGGGTTCCAGATCGTGTTCAAACCCCAGGGCG atgagaaaatggacGCTTCTATCCCGCCGCAGTATGTCAACTACAACCAGCGGTCCTACACGCAGTGGGACTTGCAGCCGGGTACTGACTACGAGATCCAGCTGCTCAAGGAGACGCCCAAGGAGACGGTGCTCCTGGGCCAAACATCTGTGAAGACCAACGGCACTG GCCGAATCCGACTCCCTCCCCCCGGCTTTGCCACCGAGGGCTGGTTCATCGGCTTCGTCAGCGCCATCATCCTCTTGCTTCTCATCTTGCTCATCCTCTGCTTTATCAAGCGCAGCAAGGGTGGCAAGTACTCAG TAAAAGACAAAGAGGACACCCAGGTGGACTCTGAGGCCCGGCCGATGAAGGATGAGACCTTCGGCGAGTATAG GTCCCTGGAGAG CGACAACGAGGAGAAGGCCTTCGACAGTAGCCAGCCATCCCTCAATGGAGACATCAAGCCCCTGGGCAGTGATGACAGCCTGGCTGACTATGGGGGCAGCGTGGATGTCCAGTTCAATGAGGACGGCTCCTTCATTGGCCAGTACAGCggcaagaaggagaaggaggcgGCAGGAGGCAATGACAGCTCGGGGGCTGCCTCCCCCATCAACCCCACAGGGACCCTGGAGTAG